A region of Polyangiaceae bacterium DNA encodes the following proteins:
- a CDS encoding HAD family hydrolase yields MAASYFDVDGTLIRTNLVHPTLYYVLHQNTPLHSMAKLGTALLKAPWMAWAETRDRRIFNELLFTSYGGMSEDRLVGLADETFDRVIKPNIYPGARDLVQTSLDKGHDVVIVSGALDFLMQLLAKHLGATDVIANKLEIKDRHATGKLLRPVVAGPEKARLIREHARSRGHDLDECFAYSDSYSDVPMLSIVGHPAAVNPDRKLQLLASAYHWPIINVA; encoded by the coding sequence ATGGCGGCGAGCTACTTCGACGTGGACGGCACGCTGATCCGCACCAACCTCGTCCACCCCACGCTTTATTACGTCCTGCACCAGAACACGCCTCTGCACAGCATGGCGAAACTCGGTACGGCACTCCTCAAAGCACCGTGGATGGCATGGGCCGAGACGCGTGATCGGCGCATCTTCAACGAGCTTCTCTTCACGTCGTACGGCGGCATGAGTGAAGACCGACTCGTGGGTTTGGCGGACGAAACCTTCGATCGCGTCATCAAACCGAACATCTACCCTGGTGCTCGAGACCTCGTGCAAACGAGCCTCGACAAGGGTCATGACGTCGTGATCGTTTCCGGAGCGCTCGACTTCTTGATGCAACTGCTTGCAAAGCATCTCGGCGCGACCGACGTGATTGCGAACAAGCTCGAGATCAAGGATCGCCACGCCACGGGCAAACTCTTGCGTCCCGTCGTTGCGGGACCGGAAAAAGCGCGGCTCATTCGCGAGCACGCGCGCAGTCGCGGCCACGACCTCGACGAGTGCTTTGCTTATTCCGACAGTTACTCCGACGTCCCGATGCTCAGCATCGTCGGTCATCCCGCGGCGGTGAACCCCGACCGCAAGCTGCAGCTTCTCGCAAGCGCATATCACTGGCCCATCATCAACGTCGCTTGA